AAcagtgcggaggcagggatatcctgaaaaccagacctgttggaaggggggggggggttgggtggttaggtcttgaggactggagttgaggacgtAACATGTTATTTTGTGTTAACGGGTGTATTAGCATCTGCAGACATGTTTGACAAGAATTCTGACACTATGAACCTAGAACAGCCCACTGGAAAACTCTGTCCTATTGTCCGTCTCACTATAACCTTGCCATAGGCAAAATCCACTGGACCTTCCGGCAAAAGATTAAAGCAGATGGTAGGAAGAGGGGAgctattattaattattaatgaCACTTGGCTACTTACTTCCTTTTGCAGTTCCTGGTTACGTTTTTTAAGCTCTTCCAGTGCGGTTGAAGAGCCTGCCTTTTCGTTGAGCAGTGTATTTCTCTCTGCAATTAGCTTCTCTGTTATTTGGCAAGCTTCATCTGCCACTTGACACACCTATATTTAATACCAATGATATTAGACCAGGAAAACTGTTTGCGAAAGCATTTCATACGGCTTAATTAAAAAGGTGCAGTTACACTTGTTTTATCGACAATGACCAAGCCATTTCCGTACGCATAGCATTTACTTGTCCATTTTTCACCCAGACGTCATCACAAATTCTTTAGTGATTACAAAGTGGATCTGCACAATTTAAACCTTTGAACTACAGAGCCTCTAAACAAACAAAAACTGCACCATTGCATTGGTGGGAAGATCCATGCAGCAATTAAAACCCCACAAAATCAGTTTCCTTTTTTGCCTATAATTGATCTAATATTTGACAAATCATTTTTTTCTCATTGAGAACAGAAATACCACAAATTAGATTCTGAATATATTGATTTTCGGAATGTGTCAAGGGGCATTAATAACAAAATCGGCAAGTCCTAATATTCATGCTTcaggcaagttttagaaatgttatcTGGAGAATATAAAGAAAATTATTTTATTCTGTTGCTTGTGAGTACAGGTAACCGTGATTAAAAATAAatgccacattaaaaaaaaaaaaaaaaaaattgtacacgTAGAATCCAGTCAAAATATTGACTTTTCTGGAAAGCTGGAAAATTTGTGCAGATTCCGTCTTGTACTAGATCATTTAGTGTCACCACCAACCATTGCAACTGAAATTCGGTTTCTTCAATACTAACCCAAAGGATTTATTTTTATCCACAGTTACATATTTACAAAAATTACATGAGATCAAATGTGAAAAAGCAAGATTACCCCGATGAATGGACACATACAGTGAAGTGCAAATCATGCAATTGCAGGTGACAATACCACAACCCCCTGAACATTAGTGCTCAGTGTTAGTAGTGTAAATCGGGTTCATTTAACAAGTTTTgatacctcttttttttttgcttctgtgTGGTTTTGAAGAGCTTGAAGTTCATTAAATTTCACCATGAATTCTTTATTTTCACTCATCAAAGTATCATACTGGTTCTCCAGCTGTTTCGCAAGGGCCGAGATTTCATTATTGGTTTTAGTCAACACTGCCGCGTCTTCAGATAGTTTTTCATAATCTTTAACAAGAGTATCCCTTTCTTGCAAAATATTGCTGTTGGTTTCCATCAGAGTTTCTTGAGCAGAAATAAAATTAGACCTTTCTTCGAGTAACTTTTTCCACTCTGTTTCTGTAACATTTTGACTACTACGTAGATCTTCCAATATTTTGGAAATGCGGTCATGCGAATTCTGCAGCTCTGCGTTAGATTCAGTTAAAGATGCAAACTCCCTTTTAAGTGCCTCTATGTTGGCTACAAGACAATTATTCTCGGCTTCTAAGACTTCCTTCTCCTTCGTAATCTCCTTCTGTCTGTTCTCTGCATTCGTTTTCTGCTCTAGAAGTTCCAGTTTCTCACACACACGTGCTTTACTCTCTAGCACCATCTGTTTTTCCACTTCCATGATCTTGTCCAGACTTTTTTGAAGATCTGTATTTTTCAGCAATAGAGATTCTTTTTCAGTTTTTAACATTTCTCTTTCTTCTATTAACCTTTGCTCAAAATGTTTAAATCCTGTCTTCAGCTCCTGGTTTTCTTCTTGTAAATCATCTCTATCTTTTGTCAACATCTCCTTATCCAAAAAACATTGGTTATATTGCTCCAGCAAAGACTTCCTCTCTAGAAATACATTAGTGTGTTCTAATTCCAAAACACATTTGTCTTTTTGAGTCTGTTCTAACAGCACTTCAAGATTGTCTTTAGTTTTGGTAATTTCTTCAGTTTGTTTTGTTGCTTCGATCATTTTGCCACTTGTGGATTCAATCTCTTCTAAGAGTCTGATATTCTCTTGAGCCAACAATGTGTTTGATGATTCTGCAAGTTCACGTTTGGCTTTATGGTCCAAAATATCATCAACCAGGGATTGTTCTTTAGACTGGATCTCAGTGTACTTTACTTCCAATAACATTCTCTCTTCAGAAACAGCTTCAACTTGCGTTTCTAATTCTGACATCTTCAGACGAACCATCTCCTCCTTATTTTTCAAATTATTGATCTCTTCAGTCATTTTTTTCTGAGCAAACTCGTTCTCTTCAGATATCTTCTGCAGTTTTGCAGTAACCTCTTCCTTTTGTTTTAGAAGTTCATCTCTTTCAGCTAACAGTTTCCTCTCGGATGCAAGAAGCACTTCTTTTTCTTGCAGCAAACCAACGTGGTCACTGTCGGTAAAACTTCTACTTGTTTTGACCTGTTCAAGCAAGTTGGATAGACCTTCTTTGGTGGTTTGAAGCTCTTCATTGACTTTGATTGATCTGTCGAGTTCTCTCTTGATAGCAAGCATTTCTAGCCCTAACGCCTTATGATCCAATGTTATCTTGTCTCTCTCTTGAACTACATTCCCTAATAGTGCATTTAACTCATTTTGCTTTAATAGAGTATCTTCCCTCTCGGTTTTTAAGTCGTGGGTGGCTTTTAACAAATCATTGCGCTCGCCAATTATAACAGACAATTTAGTTTCAACTTCTAAAAGCTTTTCTAAAATAGTTTCCTTTTCTGTTCGAAGCACAGCTATTTCATTAGCGAGATTTATTTGCTCCTTTGCCATTTCCTCTTTAGAATTCTTTAGCAATTGAATAATTTCATCTTTTTCTTTAAAAACCATGATGTTCTCATCTATAAGCTTTGTATGATACTCTTCTACCTCCTGTTTTTCCTTTACAATCTTAGCATAGTCAGTAACAAGTGCATCTTTAATGCTTAGAAGCTCTGCATTCTCTTTGACTGATCTGTCAAGTTGTGTCTGAACTGCAACTAGATTTCCTTCTATAGCACTATAGTTCAATGTTATCTGGTCTTTTTCTTGAAGCACATTCTCTAATACTGCATTTAACTCATTTTGCTTTAATAAAAGGGCTTCCCTTTCAAATTTTAAATCTGCAGTAGTTTTAAACAGGCCATCTCTTTCACCAACTAAAACAGTCAACTTGTTTTCAAGTTCCAAGTGCTTATCTAAAACTGAACTGTTTTCTGCTCTAAGGACATCTATTTTAGCCGCAAGACTGGTTTGCTCATTTGCCATCTCTTCTGTAGAGTCCTTTAGCATTTTGATACGGTCATCTTTTTCTTTAATAATGTTTTCCTGATACTCCTGCAGCTCTTGCTTCTTCCTTTGATGTTCCACATAATCTGCAACCAGGACATCTTTGCTGCTCTGAAGTTCTTCTAACTGAGCACTAATTGTTGTCATGGAAGACTGCAAATCTTCATTGTCCCAAGCGATCTTCAAAAGTTCTTGTTTTGCATCATCCATATCAGATAAAAGCTTTTCTTTCTTGACAGTTAAGGCTTCATTCGTAATAATGAGGGTACCGTATTTATTTTCCAGTTCTTGTTTTTCTTTCAGAAGGCTGCTATTGTCCACTTGGAGTTCTTCATTGCTTGACAATAATCGTTTCTGCTCTTGTTGCAACACCTTGGTATGGAGTTCAAACGCTACATGTTTTGAAAGCAATGCATCCTTCTCTAGTTTTAAAGTATCAGCCTCCTGGGCTAGTGTGTCTCTTTCCACTTTCAACTCCCTCATCTTATCGGTTACTAGTTCAACCTCTGTTCTTGTAGATGCTAACACACACGTTAAAGACTAAAGGAACAAAGTTGGGAAGAAGGAAAACAAAAATGAAGTCAAGCACACTAATGGAAATGTGGATTAAGCATAAATATAGCAATTTATGTATGCTTTGACACACTGATCGAATGTTAAAGCAGCTGTCACAACTATTCTTTTATTTTACCCCCTATTTATTTTGCAGCGCTAGAGCCAGTAAGTCCCCTAGAGTTAAACCAGGCTATTTCCACCTCTTGGGGACACATCCTTCATTTgccgagatacttactggtgaagttactgggtttaTATCTACTTCAGTAGAAACAAAATTGCTGCCAAccctcaggccaataggaagccacatcaTTGTTGTGACTTACTATTGGACAACCATTTAAAGCCTCTTCAAAAATCAGAACGTAATGCTGGTAACGTCACCAGTAGGTTTCTTGAAAAGGAAGCAGGGTCAGCCAAtctgaagctgcaatgtcatctcctgatgtcacagctttctattggctgccagaggCTGACCCCCGCAGTGGCCATATGGGTTCTTCTGGACAAAAATGATAAGGGAGTTTCAAAATTAAATCTCTTCGGAACAAACTGCTgtttgaattgctgctttaatgtgttGCATCTAAAATATTTGTGTCAACTATAATTTCAAAGAAGAAAACAAGGAAATGGGCATTGTGAATTTATCTTCAGAAAATGTTTTACATGTCAGACATAGCCAACGTTTCGGCTGTCCCTCCAGTCTTTAATCGATGACATAACGGAGAGGCTGGAGGgacagccgaaacgttggactgtGTCTCTGACATGTAACACATTTTCTGAAGATAACTTCACAGTGCCCATTTCCTTGTTTTCGTCTTTGGATCAACTTACTATAGGGATAGCAGCAAGACAACTCCTTGGTTCCGGAGCACCGGTATTTATGGATTTAACACTCTTGGGCCGCGTCTTGTGTGCAACCACGATTGCGGCGCAAACAGGCCGAACCTCTTTGGGGCAGGCCATATAGCGCAACTAAGCGGCAGATTTTTCACAAGACATTTTGTTTTTGTTGAGCGATGGTCGGGTCATCGTGGGCGGGTCAGTCAATTAGGGCAgactgctcacgtgacgtcacacctCCCCGTGGATCACAGGTCAGAGAGAGGTCGCTCGGCCGACAAGCGCGTGTGACcccatgcgctccgtcgcgcaGCCACTATATCTGAGGCCTTGCTACTGAAATTTTAAATGAGTGcttcaataaaggattttttttctAACTATTTCAACAGAAATTACAAAACTTACACACCACTAAAATGATTATTTTGTCTGGTCTAAAATCCGATAGAACTTAAAGTCCAATTTAAAGATACGCAAATGGCTATTTGTGATTTTAGGGATAAAGTGTGTCAACATATACATAAAATAATCTATTAAAGCACCGCAAAACTTTTAAAAAATAAGCAATAAATGACAGAAGCAGCCCACAAACAACAAGAGAAAGGAAATATAGTTATGGAGATGAACAAAAATGTTAGGTCTGCTTtaatcaccaaaaaaaaaaaaagttattgcaCTGATTAAATTAGTGGTGAACATGCCTTTCTACTGAGAAAGTACAACAgacagaaaaaataaaacattttgcaGCTTGATTTTTTACTTAACTGTACCACTGAAAGTTAAGGCAACAATAATGGTTTTATAAAATGAGAGATTATTCAAGACCAATCATATACTGCAACTACAAACCACTTTAGTGAAGAACGCCAACTATATAATATACCATTCTGTGCACTCAGTGCTGGGGAGATGGCCCTACCGGCCTTTCCAACAGTCAAGGACTTAATGGTATTAACAAAATCTATTGTTAAATATTTAAGTTACATGTTTTAGAGAACAATGGATAGATTTTAAACACAATTTTCTGCACGAGAAATACCTTGGCCTGCTCTGCTTGCTGCCTCAGCTCTTCCACTTGTTTCTCCATATTATCGTGCTTGGCTTGTGCACTCTCCAGCAGCTCCTTTGCAGCCTGCATATTTTGTTCAAGCTCAGTGACCACCGATTGGTGTTGGGCAACCATATCAGCAACCGCTTTCTCGTGCATTTTCTGCAGGTCTTTACTTTCAAGCTGACTCTTTTTCGTTACTTGTTTCTGAAAAACAAAAAGGTGACCAGTGTTTCACTTAAAAATATTTACATTGGCGTAAACAAACTTTCAATAACAATCACTAACTTTTTGTAACACTCTACTAATGAATCATACAAAGGGTATAGGCCAAGATCCCCTTTCCCAgcaagcttacaatctaacattgcagtttccagcaaaatgACATTACTCCCGAGAACACatgaatgctaaaaaaaaaaaaaaaaaaatcgcaacGTAACTTGGAGCAGCCAACTTTTAGGATTCAAGCGCAGAACCGCTAGAATCCAGTACGTGCTTCCCTGACCGTCACAACTTAAACTCCATCAACCCCAGGCATTTTGGAAAGTGCAACCTTGTGTTTTATGGATTTATATACAAATATCCCACTAGAAGGTATGTTTGAAAAGGGAATGTCAACGTTTTTCTTACCAAGTTATCCATTTGGGCAGCTAATGCTTGCAGCTCAGCCCGGTAAGATTCCTGTGCCTCCTTGTGGCTTTGTTTAGCCTCAGATTTCAGCAGCTCCACACTTTCCTGCAGTTGCGTTGCCATTTCTTTCGCTTTTGAAAACTCCACTTGCAGCTCTTCAAAATTCCTAAAAAAATTAGCAGACCCAAATGCACCTCAAAAATGTCTAAATGCAAGACGGAAACAAAGTGTAACAACAAACAAAAAGTTTGCGGAAAGTTGCATAGGGGAGAGTCAATTATCAAAGTGTGTGGAGTTGAACAGCTTTGGTAGAAAAGAGAGAAATCACAGTTAAAAGATTGGCTGTTAAAATACCTTTCCCTAGATTGTAATTCTTCATTTAGCTTTGTAAGTTGAACAGAACTATCCCCTGAAGACTGGATCATTCCTGAGATTTGATTTTCTAGTTTTCCTTTTGCCGCTATTAAATGCTGTTCCCTTTCTTCACCCTCTTTCAACTTCTTCTCCAGAACTGACaaagtgagaaaaaaaaaacccccacacaATTAATAACCAATACAATAAAATATGCAACACGTAGGTAAAGCAGAATCTCATGTGAGTAGTATGACCGTTACAAATTGCTCACCAACAAACTGAGGCTGTATGTGCTCCAACTGCTTGGAAATATCTGCACATTGCTTTTCCTTCTGGTGAAGCTTGTCCACGGTCTCTGTATCAAGAGGAGTTATACAGAACAACGTGTCAAACATCGGACCACTAAACAGAAGGGATGTGCAACAGCAATACCAGAGAAAGTTTAGAAAGTTGAAGGAAATTTCCGCAAGAACTGCTGAATCAGAGCTGGGGCAAGTGTGTCAGAATTCATCAGTTTAATTTGACTGTGCCCAGCCATTATTATATTaccaagtacagctcaaccccgttataacgcgaatctgcttatcacacgatgcaagcatggctcccaattttcgtatttatgaatacttaat
The Ascaphus truei isolate aAscTru1 chromosome 13, aAscTru1.hap1, whole genome shotgun sequence DNA segment above includes these coding regions:
- the CLIP1 gene encoding CAP-Gly domain-containing linker protein 1 isoform X4, which translates into the protein MSSLKQSGLKAPSKIARAGAGAGATKTQPTPATTAASSVKAGVAEKPVGSPAAETTEEFVDDFQVGERVWVNGNKPGFIQFLGETQFAPGQWAGIVLDETIGKNDGSVAGIRYFQCEASRGIFTRPSKLLRKPGEDETNGTQSTCTSRATSPTLASSNVDSPGTISTPSSAATPLKTSTLPAKEPFTPAQGSNLTRTASDSISNLSETGSVKKGERELKMGDRVLVSGSKAGVIRFLGETDFAKGDWCGVELDEPLGKNDGAVAGTRYFQCQPKYGLFAPVHKVTRIGFPSTTPAKAKTTVRKIITTPAAPATLKRSPSASSLSSMSSISSSVSSKPSRTGLLTETSSRYARKISGTTALQEALKEKQQHIEQLLAERDMERAEVAKATSHVGEVEQELAVIRDGHDQYVMEMEAKMDQLRAMVKAADQEKVEFLNQLEEEKRKVEDLQFRVEEDSITKGDLEVATVSEKSRIMELEKDLALRAKEVVDLRQRMVESSKQAGDVDTSLSLLQEISSLQEKIAALSKEHEQGLNALKGQLESSEGTRVKEAEALKASVEKISKENESLKIKLNNANKENTDVVELWKSKLESAIGSHHQAMEELAVSLRKGVGAQNTEFIELKTQLQTLKLEHQKETEQMQSKQDAETSGYRREIEALKAGLQKSNEERESELEALASKLEAAEEQHHVEMEDTLNKLQDTEIKVKELEELQVECTEQSQVIARFKAQIKAAEEKLVSLDSVQKAESEGKVEILKFKEKLEAAEGQIKNLETEKIAESSKANDLTKELKAREGKLSVLENSLSSLIQIKESLDKEMEDLKNGLHTSSEEVKILHKNMQETVDKLHQKEKQCADISKQLEHIQPQFVVLEKKLKEGEEREQHLIAAKGKLENQISGMIQSSGDSSVQLTKLNEELQSRERNFEELQVEFSKAKEMATQLQESVELLKSEAKQSHKEAQESYRAELQALAAQMDNLKQVTKKSQLESKDLQKMHEKAVADMVAQHQSVVTELEQNMQAAKELLESAQAKHDNMEKQVEELRQQAEQAKSLTCVLASTRTEVELVTDKMRELKVERDTLAQEADTLKLEKDALLSKHVAFELHTKVLQQEQKRLLSSNEELQVDNSSLLKEKQELENKYGTLIITNEALTVKKEKLLSDMDDAKQELLKIAWDNEDLQSSMTTISAQLEELQSSKDVLVADYVEHQRKKQELQEYQENIIKEKDDRIKMLKDSTEEMANEQTSLAAKIDVLRAENSSVLDKHLELENKLTVLVGERDGLFKTTADLKFEREALLLKQNELNAVLENVLQEKDQITLNYSAIEGNLVAVQTQLDRSVKENAELLSIKDALVTDYAKIVKEKQEVEEYHTKLIDENIMVFKEKDEIIQLLKNSKEEMAKEQINLANEIAVLRTEKETILEKLLEVETKLSVIIGERNDLLKATHDLKTEREDTLLKQNELNALLGNVVQERDKITLDHKALGLEMLAIKRELDRSIKVNEELQTTKEGLSNLLEQVKTSRSFTDSDHVGLLQEKEVLLASERKLLAERDELLKQKEEVTAKLQKISEENEFAQKKMTEEINNLKNKEEMVRLKMSELETQVEAVSEERMLLEVKYTEIQSKEQSLVDDILDHKAKRELAESSNTLLAQENIRLLEEIESTSGKMIEATKQTEEITKTKDNLEVLLEQTQKDKCVLELEHTNVFLERKSLLEQYNQCFLDKEMLTKDRDDLQEENQELKTGFKHFEQRLIEEREMLKTEKESLLLKNTDLQKSLDKIMEVEKQMVLESKARVCEKLELLEQKTNAENRQKEITKEKEVLEAENNCLVANIEALKREFASLTESNAELQNSHDRISKILEDLRSSQNVTETEWKKLLEERSNFISAQETLMETNSNILQERDTLVKDYEKLSEDAAVLTKTNNEISALAKQLENQYDTLMSENKEFMVKFNELQALQNHTEAKKKEVCQVADEACQITEKLIAERNTLLNEKAGSSTALEELKKRNQELQKELDGYKQQNTARGEQTKTAELLKAECVKTESFRKEVEELKLAAEHTSRQLAALQEDNLKLAQELGRSKEEVTTNQKLEEERSVLNHQLLEMKKREPLIKKEFDEEKASLQKSITITSALITEKDKELQRLQNEITVLRGERESAKTLRSAVNTLESEKMKLEKMVQNLEKELNENKRPLSHVSSSSGDGSFNSQSQEEKTSLENQIDFLNSVIVDLQRKNDTLQLQMEQMVEASLNGNNLEEMDNSDGSSGSQAKKVPPRRFCDICDCFDLHDTEDCPTQTQLPDSPPHSNFHGKRKEERPYCDICEVFGHWTSSCNDDETF
- the CLIP1 gene encoding CAP-Gly domain-containing linker protein 1 isoform X6 — encoded protein: MSSLKQSGLKAPSKIARAGAGAGATKTQPTPATTAASSVKAGVAEKPVGSPAAETTEEFVDDFQVGERVWVNGNKPGFIQFLGETQFAPGQWAGIVLDETIGKNDGSVAGIRYFQCEASRGIFTRPSKLLRKPGEDETNGTQSTCTSRATSPTLASSNVDSPGTISTPSSAATPLKTSTLPAKEPFTPAQGSNLTRTASDSISNLSETGSVKKGERELKMGDRVLVSGSKAGVIRFLGETDFAKGDWCGVELDEPLGKNDGAVAGTRYFQCQPKYGLFAPVHKVTRIGFPSTTPAKAKTTVRKIITTPAAPATLKRSPSASSLSSMSSISSSVSSKPSRTGLLTETSSRYARKISGTTALQEALKEKQQHIEQLLAERDMERAEVAKATSHVGEVEQELAVIRDGHDQYVMEMEAKMDQLRAMVKAADQEKVEFLNQLEEEKRKVEDLQFRVEEDSITKGDLETQTKLEHARIKELEQSLLFEKTKADKLQRELEDTRAKTRPVSLKVATVSEKSRIMELEKDLALRAKEVVDLRQRMVESSKQAGDVDTSLSLLQEISSLQEKIAALSKEHEQGLNALKGQLESSEGTRVKEAEALKASVEKISKENESLKIKLNNANKENTDVVELWKSKLESAIGSHHQAMEELAVSLRKGVGAQNTEFIELKTQLQTLKLEHQKETEQMQSKQDAETSGYRREIEALKAGLQKSNEERESELEALASKLEAAEEQHHVEMEDTLNKLQDTEIKKNGLHTSSEEVKILHKNMQETVDKLHQKEKQCADISKQLEHIQPQFVVLEKKLKEGEEREQHLIAAKGKLENQISGMIQSSGDSSVQLTKLNEELQSRERNFEELQVEFSKAKEMATQLQESVELLKSEAKQSHKEAQESYRAELQALAAQMDNLKQVTKKSQLESKDLQKMHEKAVADMVAQHQSVVTELEQNMQAAKELLESAQAKHDNMEKQVEELRQQAEQAKSLTCVLASTRTEVELVTDKMRELKVERDTLAQEADTLKLEKDALLSKHVAFELHTKVLQQEQKRLLSSNEELQVDNSSLLKEKQELENKYGTLIITNEALTVKKEKLLSDMDDAKQELLKIAWDNEDLQSSMTTISAQLEELQSSKDVLVADYVEHQRKKQELQEYQENIIKEKDDRIKMLKDSTEEMANEQTSLAAKIDVLRAENSSVLDKHLELENKLTVLVGERDGLFKTTADLKFEREALLLKQNELNAVLENVLQEKDQITLNYSAIEGNLVAVQTQLDRSVKENAELLSIKDALVTDYAKIVKEKQEVEEYHTKLIDENIMVFKEKDEIIQLLKNSKEEMAKEQINLANEIAVLRTEKETILEKLLEVETKLSVIIGERNDLLKATHDLKTEREDTLLKQNELNALLGNVVQERDKITLDHKALGLEMLAIKRELDRSIKVNEELQTTKEGLSNLLEQVKTSRSFTDSDHVGLLQEKEVLLASERKLLAERDELLKQKEEVTAKLQKISEENEFAQKKMTEEINNLKNKEEMVRLKMSELETQVEAVSEERMLLEVKYTEIQSKEQSLVDDILDHKAKRELAESSNTLLAQENIRLLEEIESTSGKMIEATKQTEEITKTKDNLEVLLEQTQKDKCVLELEHTNVFLERKSLLEQYNQCFLDKEMLTKDRDDLQEENQELKTGFKHFEQRLIEEREMLKTEKESLLLKNTDLQKSLDKIMEVEKQMVLESKARVCEKLELLEQKTNAENRQKEITKEKEVLEAENNCLVANIEALKREFASLTESNAELQNSHDRISKILEDLRSSQNVTETEWKKLLEERSNFISAQETLMETNSNILQERDTLVKDYEKLSEDAAVLTKTNNEISALAKQLENQYDTLMSENKEFMVKFNELQALQNHTEAKKKEVCQVADEACQITEKLIAERNTLLNEKAGSSTALEELKKRNQELQKELDGYKQQNTARGEQTKTAELLKAECVKTESFRKEVEELKLAAEHTSRQLAALQEDNLKLAQELGRSKEEVTTNQKLEEERSVLNHQLLEMKKREPLIKKEFDEEKASLQKSITITSALITEKDKELQRLQNEITVLRGERESAKTLRSAVNTLESEKMKLEKMVQNLEKELNENKRPLSHVSSSSGDGSFNSQSQEEKTSLENQIDFLNSVIVDLQRKNDTLQLQMEQMVEASLNGNNLEEMDNSDGSSGSQAKKVPPRRFCDICDCFDLHDTEDCPTQTQLPDSPPHSNFHGKRKEERPYCDICEVFGHWTSSCNDDETF
- the CLIP1 gene encoding CAP-Gly domain-containing linker protein 1 isoform X7; this encodes MSSLKQSGLKAPSKIARAGAGAGATKTQPTPATTAASSVKAGVAEKPVGSPAAETTEEFVDDFQVGERVWVNGNKPGFIQFLGETQFAPGQWAGIVLDETIGKNDGSVAGIRYFQCEASRGIFTRPSKLLRKPGEDETNGTQSTCTSRATSPTLASSNVDSPGTISTPSSAATPLKTSTLPAKEPFTPAQGSNLTRTASDSISNLSETGSVKKGERELKMGDRVLVSGSKAGVIRFLGETDFAKGDWCGVELDEPLGKNDGAVAGTRYFQCQPKYGLFAPVHKVTRIGFPSTTPAKAKTTVRKIITTPAAPATLKRSPSASSLSSMSSISSSVSSKPSRTGLLTETSSRYARKISGTTALQEALKEKQQHIEQLLAERDMERAEVAKATSHVGEVEQELAVIRDGHDQYVMEMEAKMDQLRAMVKAADQEKVEFLNQLEEEKRKVEDLQFRVEEDSITKGDLETQTKLEHARIKELEQSLLFEKTKADKLQRELEDTRAKTRPVSLKVATVSEKSRIMELEKDLALRAKEVVDLRQRMVESSKQAGDVDTSLSLLQEISSLQEKIAALSKEHEQGLNALKGQLESSEGTRVKEAEALKASVEKISKENESLKIKLNNANKENTDVVELWKSKLESAIGSHHQAMEELAVSLRKGVGAQNTEFIELKTQLQTLKLEHQKETEQMQSKQDAETSGYRREIEALKAGLQKSNEERESELEALASKLEAAEEQHHVEMEDTLNKLQDTEIKVKELEELQVECTEQSQVIARFKAQIKAAEEKLVSLDSVQKAESEGKVEILKFKEKLEAAEGQIKNLETEKIAESSKANDLTKELKAREGKLSVLENSLSSLIQIKESLDKEMEDLKNGLHTSSEEVKILHKNMQETVDKLHQKEKQCADISKQLEHIQPQFVVLEKKLKEGEEREQHLIAAKGKLENQISGMIQSSGDSSVQLTKLNEELQSRERNFEELQVEFSKAKEMATQLQESVELLKSEAKQSHKEAQESYRAELQALAAQMDNLKQVTKKSQLESKDLQKMHEKAVADMVAQHQSVVTELEQNMQAAKELLESAQAKHDNMEKQVEELRQQAEQAKSLTCVLASTRTEVELVTDKMRELKVERDTLAQEADTLKLEKDALLSKHVAFELHTKVLQQEQKRLLSSNEELQVDNSSLLKEKQELENKYGTLIITNEALTVKKEKLLSDMDDAKQELLKIAWDNEDLQSSMTTISAQLEELQSSKDVLVADYVEHQRKKQELQEYQENIIKEKDDRIKMLKDSTEEMANEQTSLAAKIDVLRAENSSVLDKHLELENKLTVLVGERDGLFKTTADLKFEREALLLKQNELNAVLENVLQEKDQITLNYSAIEGNLVAVQTQLDRSVKENAELLSIKDALVTDYAKIVKEKQEVEEYHTKLIDENIMVFKEKDEIIQLLKNSKEEMAKEQINLANEIAVLRTEKETILEKLLEVETKLSVIIGERNDLLKATHDLKTEREDTLLKQNELNALLGNVVQERDKITLDHKALGLEMLAIKRELDRSIKVNEELQTTKEGLSNLLEQVKTSRSFTDSDHVGLLQEKEVLLASERKLLAERDELLKQKEEVTAKLQKISEENEFAQKKMTEEINNLKNKEEMVRLKMSELETQVEAVSEERMLLEVKYTEIQSKEQSLVDDILDHKAKRELAESSNTLLAQENIRLLEEIESTSGKMIEATKQTEEITKTKDNLEVLLEQTQKDKCVLELEHTNVFLERKSLLEQYNQCFLDKEMLTKDRDDLQEENQELKTGFKHFEQRLIEEREMLKTEKESLLLKNTDLQKSLDKIMEVEKQMVLESKARVCEKLELLEQKTNAENRQKEITKEKEVLEAENNCLVANIEALKREFASLTESNAELQNSHDRISKILEDLRSSQNVTETEWKKLLEERSNFISAQETLMETNSNILQERDTLVKDYEKLSEDAAVLTKTNNEISALAKQLENQYDTLMSENKEFMVKFNELQALQNHTEAKKKEVCQVADEACQITEKLIAERNTLLNEKAGSSTALEELKKRNQELQKELDGYKQQNTARGEQTKTAELLKAECVKTESFRKEVEELKLAAEHTSRQLAALQEDNLKLAQELGRSKEEVTTNQKLEEERSVLNHQLLEMKKSLPINTLRYLVNY